In Cyprinus carpio isolate SPL01 chromosome A5, ASM1834038v1, whole genome shotgun sequence, the sequence AAGATCAGTTTTCTAATATTGCAATGAAACATCATAAAATTGTCTTCCCTATCCTTATATTTGTAAATTGTCTTTCTttaatattctttctttctttcgttctctAATGCTAGGTCTGACAGGATGGCTGAATGTTCAGGTGAGGTATCACTGGCAGATGTTGAGACAGCATTTTGTAAATTTGCAGTGCATGGAGACACCAAAGCGACGGGGAAAGAGATGAACGGGAAAAACTTTGTTAAGCTGTGCAAGGACTGTAAGGTCATCGATGGCAAAAGTGTCACCAGCACAGATGTGGACATCATCTTCAGCAAAGTCAAGTATGATTATTCACATTGTGAACAGTTTTTCTTTGAATGCTGTGCAGCACAATAGACACATTACTGGGTCTAAAATTGTGCTGATTTGTATCTGCTAATGTGCTTCAGGGTTAAATCGGCACGTGCCATCACATTTGAGCAGTTCACTCAGGCCATGGCGGAGTTGGCTACAAAACGTTTTAAAGGGAAGAGCCAGGAAGAGGCAGTACAGCTTCTCTACAGACTTATTGTTGGCAAAGAACCTGCCAACGTTGGTGTCACTGTGAGTACTAGCCAATCAAAACTTCTGTCTTCATAGATTAGCAATAAACATGTACATTAACCATTGATAATCcctttttttctcacagaaaGTGGCAAAAGCCCCCGCTGTAGACAGGTTAACAGACACCAACAAGTACACTGGTTCTCATAAGGAGCGCTTTGATGTGTCAGGAAAGGGAAAAGGCCGTGCTGGGAGGGAAGACATCCCTGATACCAGCGGATATGTTTCAGCATACAAAGGCCAAGGCTCCTACGAAAGCAAAGTAAAAGAGGACGAATGAGAGGAAGGAATAAAAGGAAAAGAATGCTTTATGCATGACATAATGAGTGTCTGTCTGAAGTCTTCCTGGTTTTATTTCAGCAGCTGGGCTGTGGCTTGCCTGCAAAAACAAACCCCTGGCTAAATGTGTGTTTATCATTTTTACACTTGCGAGTACTTCACAGTTAATGGTCTGTAAGTCATAAACGCCCTTTAGTGATGctcctgtttgttgtttttacactGGTTCATACCACCATGTAGCAACCTGCCTTTCTGTCCATACCTGCTAGCTACCTGAAAAACATCGTCTTGAATCCCAGGGAAAACACATGCTGATAAGATACATACCTTGAATGCAAGCCATTTTAGACAAAAGCAGCAGCCAAATACATAAATTACTGAGACATTTGACACTCAAAACAATACCCCTTTAAAAATAAGTGACAGCTTAGAGTTGACAGATGCGTTGTCATAAACTGGTCTGTCATCATGTTACTGATTCTTCATGTGGTAACAAGCTGTTTTTTATGACTTTGACCCATTTGCCtttcataaatgtaatatattatttatatttaagactAAATGAAACCAAGCAATAACCCAAAAATTCaaacagtcatcatttactcacactcgtgtcattcctaacctgtatgattttctttcttctgtggaacatttttgagaaaatgtcctagtgttgttgtttttttcagaggtcaccaaacagtttggtttccaacattcttcaaaattctaCTGGTTTGAAATGGCATGAAGTTGAGTAAACGAaagacttttcttttttgtgtcaactatccctttaagtgcttctttctctctgctggGGTTATTATTTTGCTGGCTAAATAATGAAATTTAT encodes:
- the LOC109064582 gene encoding tubulin polymerization-promoting protein family member 3-like isoform X3: MAECSGEVSLADVETAFCKFAVHGDTKATGKEMNGKNFVKLCKDCKVIDGKSVTSTDVDIIFSKVKVKSARAITFEQFTQAMAELATKRFKGKSQEEAVQLLYRLIVGKEPANVGVTKVAKAPAVDRLTDTNKYTGSHKERFDVSGKGKGRAGREDIPDTSGYVSAYKGQGSYESKVKEDE
- the LOC109064582 gene encoding tubulin polymerization-promoting protein family member 3-like isoform X2; protein product: MSSFVLGCALSSLCLASLDTQTLTSGREEDRETHTHIQHPFNSSLASVSRTVHLTVRMAECSGEVSLADVETAFCKFAVHGDTKATGKEMNGKNFVKLCKDCKVIDGKSVTSTDVDIIFSKVKVKSARAITFEQFTQAMAELATKRFKGKSQEEAVQLLYRLIVGKEPANVGVTKVAKAPAVDRLTDTNKYTGSHKERFDVSGKGKGRAGREDIPDTSGYVSAYKGQGSYESKVKEDE
- the LOC109064582 gene encoding tubulin polymerization-promoting protein family member 3-like isoform X1, encoding MSSFVLGCALSSLCLASLDTQTLTSGREEDRETHTHIQHPFNSSLASVSRTVHLTVRSDRMAECSGEVSLADVETAFCKFAVHGDTKATGKEMNGKNFVKLCKDCKVIDGKSVTSTDVDIIFSKVKVKSARAITFEQFTQAMAELATKRFKGKSQEEAVQLLYRLIVGKEPANVGVTKVAKAPAVDRLTDTNKYTGSHKERFDVSGKGKGRAGREDIPDTSGYVSAYKGQGSYESKVKEDE